A genomic stretch from Canis lupus familiaris isolate Mischka breed German Shepherd chromosome 17, alternate assembly UU_Cfam_GSD_1.0, whole genome shotgun sequence includes:
- the H2AC21 gene encoding histone H2A type 2-B codes for MSGRGKQGGKARAKAKSRSSRAGLQFPVGRVHRLLRKGNYAERVGAGAPVYLAAVLEYLTAEILELAGNAARDNKKTRIIPRHLQLAVRNDEELNKLLGGVTIAQGGVLPNIQAVLLPKKTESHKPGKNK; via the coding sequence ATGTCAGGACGCGGAAAGCAGGGAGGCAAGGCCCGCGCCAAGGCCAAGTCGCGCTCGTCCCGTGCCGGCCTGCAGTTCCCGGTGGGCCGGGTGCACCGGCTGCTGCGTAAGGGCAACTACGCCGAGCGGGTGGGGGCCGGCGCCCCGGTGTACCTGGCTGCGGTGCTGGAGTACCTGACGGCCGAGATCCTGGAGCTGGCGGGCAACGCGGCCCGCGACAACAAAAAGACGCGCATCATCCCTCGCCATTTGCAGCTGGCCGTGAGAAATGACGAAGAGCTCAACAAGTTACTCGGGGGTGTCACCATTGCCCAGGGCGGCGTCCTGCCCAATATCCAGGCGGTCTTGTTACCTAAGAAAACGGAGAGTCACAAGCCTGGCAAGAACAAGTAA
- the H2BC21 gene encoding histone H2B type 2-E → MPEPAKSAPAPKKGSKKAVTKAQKKDGKKRKRSRKESYSIYVYKVLKQVHPDTGISSKAMGIMNSFVNDIFERIAGEASRLAHYNKRSTITSREIQTAVRLLLPGELAKHAVSEGTKAVTKYTSSK, encoded by the coding sequence ATGCCTGAGCCTGCAAAATCCGCTCCCGCGCCCAAAAAGGGCTCGAAAAAGGCGGTCACCAAAGCTCAAAAGAAGGACGGCAAGAAGCGCAAGCGCAGCCGCAAGGAGAGCTACTCCATCTACGTGTACAAGGTGTTGAAGCAGGTGCACCCCGACACCGGCATCTCGTCCAAGGCCATGGGCATCATGAACTCGTTCGTCAACGACATCTTCGAGCGCATCGCCGGCGAGGCCTCCCGCCTGGCGCATTACAACAAGCGCTCCACCATCACCTCCCGGGAGATCCAGACGGCCGTGCGCCTGCTGCTGCCCGGCGAGCTGGCCAAGCACGCCGTGTCCGAGGGCACCAAGGCCGTCACCAAGTACACCAGCTCCAAGTGA
- the H2AC20 gene encoding histone H2A type 2-C has product MSGRGKQGGKARAKAKSRSSRAGLQFPVGRVHRLLRKGNYAERVGAGAPVYMAAVLEYLTAEILELAGNAARDNKKTRIIPRHLQLAIRNDEELNKLLGKVTIAQGGVLPNIQAVLLPKKTESHKAKSK; this is encoded by the coding sequence ATGTCTGGTCGTGGCAAGCAAGGAGGCAAGGCCCGCGCCAAGGCCAAGTCGCGCTCGTCCCGCGCCGGCCTGCAGTTCCCAGTGGGCCGCGTGCACCGGCTGCTGCGTAAGGGCAACTACGCCGAGCGGGTGGGGGCCGGCGCTCCCGTCTACATGGCGGCCGTGCTGGAGTACCTGACGGCCGAGATCCTGGAGCTGGCGGGCAACGCGGCCCGCGACAACAAGAAGACGCGTATCATCCCCCGCCACCTGCAGCTGGCCATCCGCAACGACGAGGAGCTCAACAAGCTGCTGGGCAAGGTCACCATCGCCCAGGGCGGCGTCCTGCCCAACATCCAGGCCGTTCTCTTACCAAAGAAAACTGAAAGCCACAAagccaaaagtaaataa